A part of Diachasmimorpha longicaudata isolate KC_UGA_2023 chromosome 11, iyDiaLong2, whole genome shotgun sequence genomic DNA contains:
- the LOC135167694 gene encoding TSC22 domain family protein 1-like isoform X1, whose amino-acid sequence MDDLSMTAPASTPNPPVSPSDDINWFAGIAEEELLYYTSNDVDSLWAVIGSFVPPPPRPPYLPEEGIATDGLTTCDLCTWALRNDRHLSFSRDGTLEAPGEFGWVLTLIIVSLISAVIGAVVMVTLLHCRRIKSAGGRGGCCGVGVDEANPQEPVSSGTGGVAGGGGVSVIPDRPPLELDKLPPYHDITPTPGHNVWSWLGSRRGGGTTGVVTTPLSLPQHRCAINLPVENHYTHMQTDEALYAELDSQTASYASDLQLQLRGSSTYGDGGTTPGEEDDYHELDAARLHRRYSTSDNETLKRDSIRTRHSQRLKESDYEMYENGPSTPIPLHVQNHHHTHPHPHHHHHHHHHIQSHRSNGSASEINPSYQNTGYTGSDNEPDGPFLSSAPSSAYYSDLSSNSTNQPSTLPVLTTPINQDQGQYRLAAINESTEWKTKDASRE is encoded by the exons ATGACAGCTCCAGCATCAACACCAAATCCACCAGTTAGTCCAAGTGATGACATCAACTGGTTCGCTGGTATTGCTGAGGAGGAACTACTGTATTACACCAGTAATGACGTTGACTCCCTCTGGGCTGTCATTGGCAGTTTTGTTCCACCTCCACCACGACCACCTTATCTCCCTGAAGAGGGCATCGCCACTGATGGTCTTACTACCTGTGATCTTTGTACCTGGGCACTGCGTAATGACAGGCACTTATCGTTTTCCCGGGATGGTACACTCG AGGCACCTGGAGAATTCGGCTGGGTTTTGACTCTGATAATTGTGTCACTGATATCAGCGGTGATTGGAGCAGTGGTCATGGTCACACTTCTTCACTGCAGAAG AATAAAGAGCGCCGgtggcagag gcGGTTGCTGCGGTGTAGGCGTTGATGAGGCGAATCCACAGGAACCGGTGAGCTCGGGGACTGGTGGCGTAGCTGGGGGTGGCGGTGTATCAGTCATACCGGATAGACCGCCATTAGAACTTGACAAGTTACCCCCTTATCATGATATAACACCTACCCCTG GACATAATGTATGGTCCTGGCTGGGATCTCGTCGTGGAGGTGGTACAACCGGGGTTGTAACGACCCCCCTGAGTCTCCCACAGCATCGTTGTGCCATTAATTTACCAGTTGAGAATCACTACACCCACATGCAGACTGATGAGGCACTCTACGCTGAATTGGACTCACAGACAGCGAGTTATGCCAGTGATCTACAATTACAGCTGAGGGGTAGTTCAACGTATGGTGATGGAGGTACGACACCAGGTGAGGAGGATGACTACCACGAGTTGGATGCCGCACGACTCCACAGGAGATATTCGACGAGTGATAATGAGACACTAAAGAGGGATTCAATCAGAACGAGACACAGTCAGAGGTTAAAGGAGTCTGATTACGAGATGTACGAGAATGGTCCATCCACTCCAATCCCCTTACATGtgcaaaatcatcatcacactcatcctcatcctcatcatcatcaccatcatcatcatcacattCAGAGCCACAGGAGTAATGGTAGTGCTAGTGAAATTAATCCCTCTTACCAAAATACTGGATATACAGGTAGTGATAATGAACCTGACGGTCCTTTTCTCAGCAGTGCCCCCAGTAGTGCTTACTACAGTGATCTGAGTTCAAATTCAACTAATCAACCCTCAACTCTACCAGTTTTAACGACACCAATCAATCAAGACCAGGGGCAATACAGATTGGCAGCGATAAATGAATCTACTGAATGGAAAACAAAAGATGCATCAAGAGAATAG
- the LOC135167694 gene encoding uncharacterized protein LOC135167694 isoform X4 — MDDLSMTAPASTPNPPVSPSDDINWFAGIAEEELLYYTSNDVDSLWAVIGSFVPPPPRPPYLPEEGIATDGLTTCDLCTWALRNDRHLSFSRDGTLEAPGEFGWVLTLIIVSLISAVIGAVVMVTLLHCRRIKSAGGRGGCCGVGVDEANPQEPVSSGTGGVAGGGGVSVIPDRPPLELDKLPPYHDITPTPGHNVWSWLGSRRGGGTTGVVTTPLSLPQHRCAINLPVENHYTHMQTDEALYAELDSQTASYASDLQLQLRGSSTYGDGGTTPGEEDDYHELDAARLHRRYSTSDNETLKRDSIRTRHSQRLKESDYEMYENGPSTPIPLHVQNHHHTHPHPHHHHHHHHHIQSHRSNAVPPVVLTTVI, encoded by the exons ATGACAGCTCCAGCATCAACACCAAATCCACCAGTTAGTCCAAGTGATGACATCAACTGGTTCGCTGGTATTGCTGAGGAGGAACTACTGTATTACACCAGTAATGACGTTGACTCCCTCTGGGCTGTCATTGGCAGTTTTGTTCCACCTCCACCACGACCACCTTATCTCCCTGAAGAGGGCATCGCCACTGATGGTCTTACTACCTGTGATCTTTGTACCTGGGCACTGCGTAATGACAGGCACTTATCGTTTTCCCGGGATGGTACACTCG AGGCACCTGGAGAATTCGGCTGGGTTTTGACTCTGATAATTGTGTCACTGATATCAGCGGTGATTGGAGCAGTGGTCATGGTCACACTTCTTCACTGCAGAAG AATAAAGAGCGCCGgtggcagag gcGGTTGCTGCGGTGTAGGCGTTGATGAGGCGAATCCACAGGAACCGGTGAGCTCGGGGACTGGTGGCGTAGCTGGGGGTGGCGGTGTATCAGTCATACCGGATAGACCGCCATTAGAACTTGACAAGTTACCCCCTTATCATGATATAACACCTACCCCTG GACATAATGTATGGTCCTGGCTGGGATCTCGTCGTGGAGGTGGTACAACCGGGGTTGTAACGACCCCCCTGAGTCTCCCACAGCATCGTTGTGCCATTAATTTACCAGTTGAGAATCACTACACCCACATGCAGACTGATGAGGCACTCTACGCTGAATTGGACTCACAGACAGCGAGTTATGCCAGTGATCTACAATTACAGCTGAGGGGTAGTTCAACGTATGGTGATGGAGGTACGACACCAGGTGAGGAGGATGACTACCACGAGTTGGATGCCGCACGACTCCACAGGAGATATTCGACGAGTGATAATGAGACACTAAAGAGGGATTCAATCAGAACGAGACACAGTCAGAGGTTAAAGGAGTCTGATTACGAGATGTACGAGAATGGTCCATCCACTCCAATCCCCTTACATGtgcaaaatcatcatcacactcatcctcatcctcatcatcatcaccatcatcatcatcacattCAGAGCCACAGGAGTAATG CAGTGCCCCCAGTAGTGCTTACTACAGTGATCTGA
- the LOC135167694 gene encoding uncharacterized protein LOC135167694 isoform X3, translating into MDDLSMTAPASTPNPPVSPSDDINWFAGIAEEELLYYTSNDVDSLWAVIGSFVPPPPRPPYLPEEGIATDGLTTCDLCTWALRNDRHLSFSRDGTLEAPGEFGWVLTLIIVSLISAVIGAVVMVTLLHCRRIKSAGGRGGCCGVGVDEANPQEPVSSGTGGVAGGGGVSVIPDRPPLELDKLPPYHDITPTPGHNVWSWLGSRRGGGTTGVVTTPLSLPQHRCAINLPVENHYTHMQTDEALYAELDSQTASYASDLQLQLRGSSTYGDGGTTPGEEDDYHELDAARLHRRYSTSDNETLKRDSIRTRHSQRLKESDYEIAPSSAYYSDLSSNSTNQPSTLPVLTTPINQDQGQYRLAAINESTEWKTKDASRE; encoded by the exons ATGACAGCTCCAGCATCAACACCAAATCCACCAGTTAGTCCAAGTGATGACATCAACTGGTTCGCTGGTATTGCTGAGGAGGAACTACTGTATTACACCAGTAATGACGTTGACTCCCTCTGGGCTGTCATTGGCAGTTTTGTTCCACCTCCACCACGACCACCTTATCTCCCTGAAGAGGGCATCGCCACTGATGGTCTTACTACCTGTGATCTTTGTACCTGGGCACTGCGTAATGACAGGCACTTATCGTTTTCCCGGGATGGTACACTCG AGGCACCTGGAGAATTCGGCTGGGTTTTGACTCTGATAATTGTGTCACTGATATCAGCGGTGATTGGAGCAGTGGTCATGGTCACACTTCTTCACTGCAGAAG AATAAAGAGCGCCGgtggcagag gcGGTTGCTGCGGTGTAGGCGTTGATGAGGCGAATCCACAGGAACCGGTGAGCTCGGGGACTGGTGGCGTAGCTGGGGGTGGCGGTGTATCAGTCATACCGGATAGACCGCCATTAGAACTTGACAAGTTACCCCCTTATCATGATATAACACCTACCCCTG GACATAATGTATGGTCCTGGCTGGGATCTCGTCGTGGAGGTGGTACAACCGGGGTTGTAACGACCCCCCTGAGTCTCCCACAGCATCGTTGTGCCATTAATTTACCAGTTGAGAATCACTACACCCACATGCAGACTGATGAGGCACTCTACGCTGAATTGGACTCACAGACAGCGAGTTATGCCAGTGATCTACAATTACAGCTGAGGGGTAGTTCAACGTATGGTGATGGAGGTACGACACCAGGTGAGGAGGATGACTACCACGAGTTGGATGCCGCACGACTCCACAGGAGATATTCGACGAGTGATAATGAGACACTAAAGAGGGATTCAATCAGAACGAGACACAGTCAGAGGTTAAAGGAGTCTGATTACGAGAT TGCCCCCAGTAGTGCTTACTACAGTGATCTGAGTTCAAATTCAACTAATCAACCCTCAACTCTACCAGTTTTAACGACACCAATCAATCAAGACCAGGGGCAATACAGATTGGCAGCGATAAATGAATCTACTGAATGGAAAACAAAAGATGCATCAAGAGAATAG
- the LOC135167693 gene encoding ubiquitin carboxyl-terminal hydrolase 47: MVVVAEESFLGDAMDHAASSSTRNGDFVPPTITRKTIVVVSGLANIHARVLEPLIDNLTPKSVLFSQKATASQLYNAVSHLYPGYSSPDSFNLVLMYNDKKYPLKFENQPIPNLDLESCEEVYSANIGVNRTSEITNGDIAKAEEDTPHNKIECNSIKSSINKPDKSYVVEVIPHDSSPLHARSFLVSPSTTLEELCHNIMFFRASQLPDTTVGICYLMDLYHRNASNVSTTTHFLNSADDLRRTLEHISFDFNRSHQILVLVGLANFFDSIPVLSKKLTNDLFNCQDSSPSSPKLISVKKRDVTFDALFSALQVEVGKIVGQYSEAEAKPDVAYVGLVNQAMTCYLNSLLQALYMTPEFRNALYNWEFVGSEKDKSSNSIPYQLQKLFLNLQTSTKAAVQTTSLTKSFGWDSTEAWQQHDIQELCRVMFDALEQKFKNTQQADLINRLYEGKMIDYVKCLECKTEKSREDTFLDIPLPVKPFGSNVAYNSVEEALRAFVQPETLDGTNQYFCETCNKKCDAHKGLKFSRFPYLLTLHLKRFDFDNNTFHRIKLNDRVSFPDVLNLNSFISSDNQESPTAEEDAGVGVKCDDSCTTDSGGLDECSLNTNGINENGITSEATSDHLNNHEQDDDEGIDMSNGPSTSSTEHSHEDTRHQSASGPYVYELFSIMIHSGSASGGHYYAYIKDFRTNDWLCFNDQNVNRITDDDIQKTYGGGPTRGYYSGAYSSSTNAYMLMYRQIDPERNCLPMEVDSFPKHIQDLLVTMKAHEDEWKNYERSSQMYKIRVYVHHPEEKTIKSRRLFSVYDETLAELVEKAWKTLDLVNVVDLDQCRLVTYEIISDTIESTFDGQDQETLGGLLQQSNPDMLLEIRKKDEEFEAYEPGGLGTKVFHIDCANKEIIDGPIYVRGYRRQTLREYKKQVGKILNINPEEMTVALQNCPSGERVLTENDHLLASHGITSGDLVFVTANIDNSLTDIVNKFETAICLDVELPDISKEVLEELGIQSLESRQKEQQELKEMKEQKEAEKLDNQKKKSDLGEGSQKDESRDQATNWCPEASAGDNEEWQEQSNSEDSSLSDSDRTLVGNASEDDEISIISFDHDWYPRKRLVNKEDNWEMDQEEEIDYLFKATPYDKDGEKHLRVIVDKRIKFDNFRKHLEPFVGVPMEDFKILRTAIDSADVDCTRPTTALRVWDDGEKISIKLGRAVRPHEFRVKVFFLELECYNKPSQFLFESTISKDATVGDVKRQLLAELQRKHGGIIPFDKCRLRIKHYQLPSKVLLNDQNIRDINFQSLCQLFIQELPEEEPVTSSSQIVVMVTRVFRHWSVLGPIQEIVLDENCYEELTKKIVELSGIEEDNLQMIKGKWPTSRYESRVYWKPVNKPTRQIGTLEDGACIFYRDVTEKALPNTQEEMCTAENEADKAKGRFSRGVRQKMKVFTRSVPQDRHYAESPRREKALKIYLDDK, encoded by the exons atggttgtgGTGGCAGAAGAATCTTTTCTTGGGGATGCGATGGACCATGCGGCGAGTTCCTCTACCAGAAACGGTGATTTCGTGCCGCCAACAATAACCCGTAAAACAATAGTGGTTGTGTCAGGCCTCGCTAACATTCATGCCCGAGTGTTGGAGCCCCTTATCGACAATCTCACGCCGAAATCCGTCTTATTCAGTCAAAAAGCGACAGCCAGTCAACTCTACAATGCAGTGTCCCACCTCTACCCTGGTTACTCATCTCCAGACTCCTTCAACCTCGTCCTGATGTACAACGACAAGAAGTATCcgttaaaatttgaaaatcagcCTATTCCGAACCTCGACCTGGAGTCGTGTGAGGAGGTCTACTCCGCCAACATCGGTGTCAACCGAACTAGCGAAATCACCAATGGAGATATTGCTAAAGCCGAAGAGGATACCCCTCACAATAAAATCGAATGCAACAGCATAAAATCGTCCATCAACAAACCCGATAAATCGTACGTGGTCGAAGTAATCCCTCACGACTCTTCTCCTCTCCACGCCAGGAGCTTCTTAGTCTCACCCTCAACTACCCTTGAGGAGCTCTGCCACAACATCATGTTCTTTCGCGCGTCACAACTACCAGACACTACAGTAGGAATATGCTACTTAATGGATCTGTATCACAGGAATGCATCAAATGTATCCACTACCACCCACTTTCTCAACAGCGCTGACGATCTTCGACGAACATTAGAACACATATCATTTGACTTCAATCGATCACATCAAATTCTAGTCCTTGTGGGGTTGGCTAATTTCTTCGACTCAATTCCAGTGctttccaaaaaattaaccaatgatttattcaattgcCAGGATTCTTCTCCCTCCTCACCAAAATTGATATCTGTAAAGAAACGAGACGTCACTTTCGACGCTCTCTTCAGTGCATTGCAAGTGGAGGTTGGAAAGATAGTAGGACAATACTCTGAGGCTGAAGCTAAACCAGATGTGGCGTACGTTGGCCTAGTAAATCAGGCAATGACTTGCTACTTGAACAGCCTTCTTCAAGCTCTGTACATGACTCCAGAGTTTCGCAATGCTCTCTACAACTGGGAGTTTGTAGGCTCTGAAAAGGACAAATCTAGCAATAGTATTCCTTATCAACTCCAAAAGCTCTTTCTCAATCTGCAAACGTCAACTAAGGCAGCTGTCCAGACGACCTCCTTGACTAAGAGTTTTGGCTGGGATTCAACAGAAGCATGGCAGCAACATGACATCCAGGAGCTGTGTCGTGTGATGTTTGATGCGCTGGAACAAAAGTTCAAAAATACTCAGCAGGCTGATCTAATTAACAGACTTTACGAAGGAAAAATGATTGATTACGTCAAATGTTTAGAATGTAAAACCGAAAAATCACGGGAAGACACTTTTTTAGATATTCCCTTGCCAGTTAAACCTTTTGGAAGCAATGTGGCGTATAACAGTGTGGAGGAGGCCTTGAGGGCATTTGTGCAACCGGAAACATTGGATGGAACAAATCAGTATTTCTGTGAAACTTGTAATAAGAAGTGTGATGCACATAAAGGCCTGAAATTTAGCAGATTTCCTTATTTACTAACACTACATCTAAAGCGTTTCGATTTCGATAACAACACGTTTCACAGAATCAAATTGAATGACAGGGTGAGCTTCCCAGATGTTCTTAATCTCAATTCTTTCATATCCTCTGACAATCAGGAATCGCCAACTGCTGAGGAGGACGCTGGGGTGGGAGTAAAATGCGATGACAGCTGTACAACTGATAGTGGAGGTTTGGACGAGTGCTCTTTGAATACCAATGGAATTAATGAGAACGGAATTACGAGTGAAGCTACTAGTGatcatttaaataatcatGAACAGGATGACGATGAGGGCATTGACATGAGTAATGGGCCCTCAACATCGAGTACAGAGCACAGTCATGAGGATACTCGTCATCAATCGGCCAGTGGTCCTTATGTGTACGAATTATTCTCGATAATGATTCACAGTGGCAGTGCCAGCGGTGGACATTACTATGCCTATATCAAAGACTTCAGGACCAACGACTGGCTGTGCTTCAATGATCAGAATGTCAATCGAATTACCGATGATGACATTCAAAAAACATATGGAGGAGGACCTACACGGGGATATTACAGCGGTGCTTACAGCAGCAGCACCAATGCCTATATGCTTATGTATCGTCAGATAGATCCAGAGAGAAATTGTTTACCTATGGAGGTCGATTCTTTCCCAAAACACATTCAAGATTTATTAGTGACAATGAAGGCACACGAGGACgagtggaaaaattacgagaGATCATCCCAAATGTACAAGATAAGGGTTTACGTTCATCATCCAGAAGAAAAAACTATTAAATCGAGAAGATTGTTCTCAGTGTATGATGAAACACTTGCGGAATTGGTGGAGAAGGCGTGGAAAACATTGGACCTGGTGAATGTCGTTGATTTGGATCAGTGCCGTCTTGTAACATATGAAATAATATCGGACACCATTGAGTCAACATTTGATGGTCAAGATCAAGAGACTCTGGGTGGACTTCTTCAACAATCAAATCCAGATATGTTGTTAGAAATTCGAAAGAAAGATGAGGAATTCGAAGCGTATGAGCCCGGTGGTCTTGGCACGAAAGTCTTTCACATCGATTGCGCCAATAAAGAAATTATTGACGGGCCAATTTACGTGCGAGGATATCGAAGACAAACACTCAGAGAGTACAAAAAACAAGTgggtaaaattttgaatataaaTCCAGAGGAAATGACAGTGGCCCTCCAAAACTGTCCATCAGGAGAGAGGGTACTTACGGAGAATGATCATTTACTGGCAAGCCACGGAATCACGAGTGGAGACCTGGTATTTGTAACCGCAAACATTGATAATAGTTTGACCGATATTGTCAACAAATTTGAAACGGCCATTTGTCTTGATGTTGAATTACCTGATATCAGCAAAGAGGTACTGGAAGAACTCGGTATTCAGTCATTGGAAAGCAGACAGAAAGAGCAGCAAGAACTGAAAGAAATGAAAGAACAAAAAGAGGCTGAAAAACTCGATAATCAGAAGAAAAAATCTGATTTGGGTGAGGGAAGTCAGAAGGACGAATCCCGTGATCAAGCTACCAACTGGTGCCCTGAGGCTTCAGCTGGTGATAATGAGGAGTGGCAGGAGCAGAGCAATAGTGAGGACAGTAGCCTCAGTGATAGCGATAGAACACTCGTTGGAAATGCTTCGGAGGACGATGAGATAAGCATTATTAGTTTTGACCACGACTGGTATCCTCGCAAGAGGCTCGTCAACAAAGAGGACAACTGGGAAATGGATCAGGAGGAGGAgatagattatttattcaaggCTACTCCTTATGATAAGGATGGTGAAAAACATCTGCGGGTGATAGTagataaaagaataaaattcgataatttccGAAAACACCTGGAGCCCTTCGTTGGGGTTCCAATGGAGGATTTCAAAATTCTGAGAACGGCCATTGATTCAGCTGATGTCGATTGTACGCGACCCACAACAGCATTGAGAGTATGGGAcgatggagaaaaaattagTATAAAATTGGGTAGAGCTGTGAGGCCTCACGAATTTAGGGTGAAGGTGTTCTTCCTAGAATTGGAATGTTATAATAAgccttctcaatttttatttgaatccaCTATATCGAAGGATGCTACTGTAGGGGATGTCAAAAGACAATTGTTGGCTGAATTGCAACGAAAACACGGTGGTATAATTCCTTTCGACAAGTGTCGACTCAGGATAAAACATTATCAACTTCCATCCAAGGTTTTACTGAATGACCAGAATATTCGGGATATTAATTTCCAATCACTGTGTCAACTATTCATCCAGGAATTGCCAGAGGAGGAACCTGTTACTAGCAGTAGTCAGATTGTCGTGATGGTGACGAGGGTATTCAGGCATTGGTCTGTTTTGGGACCAATTCAAGAGATTGTTCTCGATGAAAATTGTTACGAGGAGCTGACGAAGAAAATCGTGGAATTGTCCGGGATAGAGGAGGATAATTTACAGATGATCAAGGGCAAGTGGCCGACAAGTCGGTATGAGTCACGGGTGTATTGGAAACCGGTTAATAAACCAACTCGGCAGATTGGAACTCTTGAGGATGGTGCTTGTATTTTCTACAG AGATGTCACGGAAAAGGCGCTACCAAATACCCAAGAAGAAATGTGTACAGCGGAAAATGAAGCTGATAAGGCGAAAGGCAGATTTTCAAGAGGTGTCcgacaaaaaatgaaagtatTCACCAGAAGTGTACCACAGGACAGACACTACGCCGAGAGTCCGAGACGAGAGAAAGCTCTGAAAATATATCTCGATGATAAATGA
- the LOC135167694 gene encoding uncharacterized protein LOC135167694 isoform X5: MDDLSMTAPASTPNPPVSPSDDINWFAGIAEEELLYYTSNDVDSLWAVIGSFVPPPPRPPYLPEEGIATDGLTTCDLCTWALRNDRHLSFSRDGTLEAPGEFGWVLTLIIVSLISAVIGAVVMVTLLHCRRIKSAGGRGGCCGVGVDEANPQEPVSSGTGGVAGGGGVSVIPDRPPLELDKLPPYHDITPTPGHNVWSWLGSRRGGGTTGVVTTPLSLPQHRCAINLPVENHYTHMQTDEALYAELDSQTASYASDLQLQLRGSSTYGDGGTTPGEEDDYHELDAARLHRRYSTSDNETLKRDSIRTRHSQRLKESDYEMYENGPSTPIPLHVQNHHHTHPHPHHHHHHHHHIQSHRSNVPPVVLTTVI; this comes from the exons ATGACAGCTCCAGCATCAACACCAAATCCACCAGTTAGTCCAAGTGATGACATCAACTGGTTCGCTGGTATTGCTGAGGAGGAACTACTGTATTACACCAGTAATGACGTTGACTCCCTCTGGGCTGTCATTGGCAGTTTTGTTCCACCTCCACCACGACCACCTTATCTCCCTGAAGAGGGCATCGCCACTGATGGTCTTACTACCTGTGATCTTTGTACCTGGGCACTGCGTAATGACAGGCACTTATCGTTTTCCCGGGATGGTACACTCG AGGCACCTGGAGAATTCGGCTGGGTTTTGACTCTGATAATTGTGTCACTGATATCAGCGGTGATTGGAGCAGTGGTCATGGTCACACTTCTTCACTGCAGAAG AATAAAGAGCGCCGgtggcagag gcGGTTGCTGCGGTGTAGGCGTTGATGAGGCGAATCCACAGGAACCGGTGAGCTCGGGGACTGGTGGCGTAGCTGGGGGTGGCGGTGTATCAGTCATACCGGATAGACCGCCATTAGAACTTGACAAGTTACCCCCTTATCATGATATAACACCTACCCCTG GACATAATGTATGGTCCTGGCTGGGATCTCGTCGTGGAGGTGGTACAACCGGGGTTGTAACGACCCCCCTGAGTCTCCCACAGCATCGTTGTGCCATTAATTTACCAGTTGAGAATCACTACACCCACATGCAGACTGATGAGGCACTCTACGCTGAATTGGACTCACAGACAGCGAGTTATGCCAGTGATCTACAATTACAGCTGAGGGGTAGTTCAACGTATGGTGATGGAGGTACGACACCAGGTGAGGAGGATGACTACCACGAGTTGGATGCCGCACGACTCCACAGGAGATATTCGACGAGTGATAATGAGACACTAAAGAGGGATTCAATCAGAACGAGACACAGTCAGAGGTTAAAGGAGTCTGATTACGAGATGTACGAGAATGGTCCATCCACTCCAATCCCCTTACATGtgcaaaatcatcatcacactcatcctcatcctcatcatcatcaccatcatcatcatcacattCAGAGCCACAGGAGTAATG TGCCCCCAGTAGTGCTTACTACAGTGATCTGA
- the LOC135167694 gene encoding uncharacterized protein LOC135167694 isoform X2 yields the protein MDDLSMTAPASTPNPPVSPSDDINWFAGIAEEELLYYTSNDVDSLWAVIGSFVPPPPRPPYLPEEGIATDGLTTCDLCTWALRNDRHLSFSRDGTLEAPGEFGWVLTLIIVSLISAVIGAVVMVTLLHCRRIKSAGGRGGCCGVGVDEANPQEPVSSGTGGVAGGGGVSVIPDRPPLELDKLPPYHDITPTPGHNVWSWLGSRRGGGTTGVVTTPLSLPQHRCAINLPVENHYTHMQTDEALYAELDSQTASYASDLQLQLRGSSTYGDGGTTPGEEDDYHELDAARLHRRYSTSDNETLKRDSIRTRHSQRLKESDYEISAPSSAYYSDLSSNSTNQPSTLPVLTTPINQDQGQYRLAAINESTEWKTKDASRE from the exons ATGACAGCTCCAGCATCAACACCAAATCCACCAGTTAGTCCAAGTGATGACATCAACTGGTTCGCTGGTATTGCTGAGGAGGAACTACTGTATTACACCAGTAATGACGTTGACTCCCTCTGGGCTGTCATTGGCAGTTTTGTTCCACCTCCACCACGACCACCTTATCTCCCTGAAGAGGGCATCGCCACTGATGGTCTTACTACCTGTGATCTTTGTACCTGGGCACTGCGTAATGACAGGCACTTATCGTTTTCCCGGGATGGTACACTCG AGGCACCTGGAGAATTCGGCTGGGTTTTGACTCTGATAATTGTGTCACTGATATCAGCGGTGATTGGAGCAGTGGTCATGGTCACACTTCTTCACTGCAGAAG AATAAAGAGCGCCGgtggcagag gcGGTTGCTGCGGTGTAGGCGTTGATGAGGCGAATCCACAGGAACCGGTGAGCTCGGGGACTGGTGGCGTAGCTGGGGGTGGCGGTGTATCAGTCATACCGGATAGACCGCCATTAGAACTTGACAAGTTACCCCCTTATCATGATATAACACCTACCCCTG GACATAATGTATGGTCCTGGCTGGGATCTCGTCGTGGAGGTGGTACAACCGGGGTTGTAACGACCCCCCTGAGTCTCCCACAGCATCGTTGTGCCATTAATTTACCAGTTGAGAATCACTACACCCACATGCAGACTGATGAGGCACTCTACGCTGAATTGGACTCACAGACAGCGAGTTATGCCAGTGATCTACAATTACAGCTGAGGGGTAGTTCAACGTATGGTGATGGAGGTACGACACCAGGTGAGGAGGATGACTACCACGAGTTGGATGCCGCACGACTCCACAGGAGATATTCGACGAGTGATAATGAGACACTAAAGAGGGATTCAATCAGAACGAGACACAGTCAGAGGTTAAAGGAGTCTGATTACGAGAT CAGTGCCCCCAGTAGTGCTTACTACAGTGATCTGAGTTCAAATTCAACTAATCAACCCTCAACTCTACCAGTTTTAACGACACCAATCAATCAAGACCAGGGGCAATACAGATTGGCAGCGATAAATGAATCTACTGAATGGAAAACAAAAGATGCATCAAGAGAATAG